Proteins encoded within one genomic window of candidate division TA06 bacterium B3_TA06:
- a CDS encoding major capsid protein E has translation MADLFHWRALTTAINEIPAAPSFLTDKVFKTKVQALAEEIDVDVVIGGKRLAPFVSPVEGGIVVAELARKMQSVRAPRLRPKKVLAANDLLSVRSPGAALYLGEGGIDEYKNQRIGVELSDLKNMIVRTTEWMASQALQGELIVSQENIEFKIDYLLPESHKPALTTGNYWDETTSDPVQDILTWKRLISSDTGYSADVAIAGTDAIDALLGHSKVREILNYRHFNVGEISVGRSNYIGRLVGVDIYEYDATYTDSAGASQNFIDPKSFIMVASEGPFRMHYALVYDLDNAVAVAQPFFAKSWTEADPSMLWLLAESRPLPVPHWPECIVYCESVIAPE, from the coding sequence ATGGCTGATCTATTTCACTGGCGTGCTTTAACCACCGCCATCAACGAGATCCCTGCTGCACCATCGTTCCTTACTGACAAGGTGTTCAAGACCAAGGTTCAGGCTTTGGCCGAGGAGATAGACGTTGACGTGGTGATCGGCGGGAAACGCCTGGCTCCGTTCGTCTCACCGGTTGAGGGCGGCATCGTCGTAGCAGAACTCGCACGCAAGATGCAGTCTGTGAGAGCGCCGCGCCTTCGCCCCAAGAAGGTGCTGGCCGCAAACGATCTACTCTCGGTTCGCTCACCCGGAGCAGCACTCTACCTCGGAGAGGGCGGGATCGACGAATACAAGAACCAGCGCATCGGTGTTGAACTTTCAGACCTTAAGAACATGATCGTCCGCACCACCGAGTGGATGGCCTCCCAGGCCCTTCAGGGCGAGTTGATCGTTTCCCAGGAGAACATCGAGTTCAAGATAGACTACCTGTTGCCGGAGAGCCACAAGCCTGCCCTTACCACGGGCAACTACTGGGACGAGACCACCTCCGATCCTGTGCAGGACATCCTCACCTGGAAGCGGCTCATCTCATCCGACACCGGCTACTCGGCTGACGTGGCCATCGCCGGCACCGACGCGATTGACGCCCTGTTGGGTCACTCCAAGGTGCGCGAGATTCTCAACTACCGCCACTTCAACGTGGGCGAGATATCGGTGGGGCGCTCCAACTACATCGGTCGTTTGGTGGGTGTGGACATCTACGAGTACGACGCCACCTACACCGACTCTGCGGGCGCAAGCCAGAACTTCATCGATCCGAAATCCTTCATCATGGTGGCCTCAGAGGGTCCGTTCCGCATGCACTACGCGTTGGTCTACGACCTGGACAACGCAGTTGCCGTGGCCCAGCCCTTCTTCGCCAAGAGCTGGACCGAGGCCGATCCATCAATGCTCTGGCTTCTTGCCGAGTCCCGTCCCCTGCCCGTTCCCCACTGGCCCGAGTGTATCGTTTACTGCGAGTCAGTAATCGCACCTGAATAA